Proteins encoded in a region of the Populus nigra chromosome 3, ddPopNigr1.1, whole genome shotgun sequence genome:
- the LOC133688494 gene encoding small ribosomal subunit protein eS7-like — translation MFTTRKKIQKDKDAEPTEFEETVAQALFDLENTNSDLKSDLKDLFINSAVQIDVAGNRKAIVIYVPYRLRKAYRKVHLRLVRELEKKFSGKDVVLLATRRIVRPPKKGSAVQRPRSRTLTAVHEAMLEDLVYPAEIVGKRTRYRIDGSKISKIFLDPKERNNTEYKLESYAGVYRKLTGKDVVFDFPVTEA, via the exons ATGTTCACAACTAGGAAGAAGATCCAAAAGGACAAGGATGCTGAACCCACTGAGTTTGAGGAGACAGTTGCCCAG GCATTATTTGATTTGGAAAATACCAACTCAGACCTGAAAAGTGATCTAAAAGATCTCTTTATAAATTCCGCAGT TCAAATAGATGTTGCTGGAAATCGCAAAGCTATTGTTATCTATGTTCCATATAGGCTGAGGAAAGCTTACCGCAAGGTTCATCTTCGCCTTGTTCGAGAGCTTGAGAAAAAGTTCAGTGGGAAG GATGTTGTTCTGCTTGCTACCCGAAGGATTGTGCGGCCACCCAAAAAAGGGTCTGCTGTTCAGCGTCCCCGCTCCCGTACCCTAACTGCCGTGCATGAAGCCATGCTTGAGGATTTAGTGTATCCTGCTGAGATTGTTGGAAAGCGCACCAGATACAGGATTGATGGATCCAAAATTAGCAAG ATCTTCTTGGATCCTAAGGAGCGCAACAACACCGAGTATAAGCTGGAGTCATATGCTGGAGTTTACAGGAAGCTTACTGGGAAAGATGTGGTTTTTGATTTCCCTGTAACAGAGGCCTGA
- the LOC133689704 gene encoding hsp70 nucleotide exchange factor fes1: MAKDGPNWDGLLKWSLAHSDGTSSNRNLSEEDRRWFMEAMQSQSVDVVKRMKEITLVMQTPEQVLESQGVTPADIEDLLDELQEHVEAIDMANDLHSIGGLVPLLGYLKNTHANIRAKAAEVVTTIVQNNPRSQQLVMEANGFEPLLSNFTSDPDVTVRTKALGAISSLIRHNKPGIAAFRLGNGFAALRNALGSGNVRFQRKALNLIHYLLHENSSDGSIVSDLGFPRIMLHLASSEDAEVREAALRGLLELARNKIDGNTGRLCEDDEILKQVLEERVNGISLMSPEDLGAAREERQLVDSLWNACYNEPSSLRDKGLLVLPGEDSPPPDVASKHFEPPLRAWAARPDAGKNPGTEKKQAPLLLGLGPAPEAANVQGTSSGEVNGDEHNNTST, translated from the exons atggcAAAAGACGGACCCAACTGGGACGGATTGCTCAAGTGGAGCCTTGCCCATTCTGATGGGACTTCTTCCAATCGCAATCTCAG CGAGGAGGATAGAAGATGGTTTATGGAAGCAATGCAATCACAAAGTGTTGATGTAGTAAAGAGGATGAAGGAGATAACTCTTGTGATGCAGACCCCTGAACAAGTGTTGGAGTCTCAAGGAGTCACTCCTGCTGATATCGAAG ATTTGTTGGATGAGCTACAAGAACATGTTGAAGCCATTGACATGGCCAATG ATCTTCACTCAATCGGGGGTTTGGTTCCTCTCCTTGGTTATCTAAAGAACACCCATGCTAATATTCGAGCAAAGGCTGCTGAAGTTGTAACCACCATTGTCCAGAACAACCCTAGGAGTCAGCAACTGGTTATGGAAGCAAATGGTTTTGAGCCTCTGCTTTCTAATTTCACTTCAGATCCTGATGTGACTGTTAGAACAAAAGCACTAGGTGCAATATCAT CTTTAATCCGACATAACAAGCCAGGTATTGCTGCATTTCGTCTAGGGAATGGTTTTGCAGCTTTGAGAAATGCCCTGGGTTCTGGGAATGTGAGATTTCAAAG aaAAGCGTTGAACTTGATCCATTACCTACTGCATGAGAATAGTTCAGATGGCAGCATAGTCAGTGATCTGGGGTTCCCCCGCATAATGTTGCACCTTGCCTCAAGTGAAGATGCAGAAGTACGAGAAGCTGCCCTTCGTGGCCTTCTTGAACTTGCTCGAAACAAAATAGATGGGAACACTGGTAGATTATGTGAAGATGATGAAATATTGAAGCAAGTCCTTGAAGAACGGGTTAATGGTATCAGCCTGATGTCACCTGAAGATCTTGGGGCAGCTAGGGAAGAAAGGCAGCTTGTAGACTCCCTCTGGAATGCTTGCTACAATGAACCATCATCTCTACGTGATAAGGGGCTTCTTGTTCTCCCTGGAGAAGATTCACCACCTCCTGATGTTGCCAGCAAGCATTTTGAACCTCCTCTTAGAGCTTGGGCTGCCAGACCTGATGCTGGTAAAAATCCTGGTACTGAAAAGAAACAAGCACCGTTGTTATTAGGATTGGGCCCTGCACCTGAGGCTGCTAATGTCCAAGGGACCTCAAGTGGTGAAGTCAATGGTGATGAGCATAACAACACCTCTACATAA